A genomic region of Leptospira mtsangambouensis contains the following coding sequences:
- a CDS encoding malate:quinone oxidoreductase, translated as MKEKDTVRTKSDVILIGAGIMSATLGVLLKELAPHLTITVLERLDAAARESSNAWNNAGTGHSAFCELNYTIENEDGSIQTKKALQIAEWFEISKEFWGYLSGTKRILDADEFIHSIPHYSFVWGEENVSFLKKRYEALKKYQLFKDLIYSDDTKTLTEWLPLVMSGRDSSEPVAATKMELGTDVNFGTLTRAMFRYLESFPDVHVHYFEDVKDLERSENGLWHLTSNNIQTHEKEHHEAKFVFIGAGGGSLPLLEKSDIPEASGFGGFPVSGQWLRCRNRDVIKQHFAKVYGKANVGSPPMSVPHLDTRIIEGKKELLFGPFAGFTTKFLKRGSYLDLVKSLEFDNIFPMLSAGMHNLPLTKYLIGQAIQSHEDRIDALREYFPEVKSEDWELVIAGQRVQVIKKDEEEGGVLEFGTEVVSAKDGSLAALLGASPGASTSVSIMLEVLADCFPKEMSSNEWKSKLKMMIPSFGESMKDNPEVCLVSRRNTAELLELNQTEKTNVGSKR; from the coding sequence ATGAAAGAAAAAGATACAGTTAGAACGAAGTCGGATGTAATTTTGATTGGCGCAGGAATCATGAGTGCCACCCTCGGAGTTCTTTTGAAAGAACTTGCACCTCACCTAACAATCACAGTTTTGGAACGTCTGGATGCAGCGGCAAGGGAAAGTTCCAATGCTTGGAATAATGCCGGAACTGGACACTCTGCCTTTTGTGAATTGAATTATACGATCGAAAATGAAGATGGTTCGATCCAAACGAAAAAAGCCCTTCAAATTGCTGAATGGTTTGAAATTTCGAAAGAATTCTGGGGTTATTTATCTGGCACCAAACGAATTTTAGATGCAGATGAATTCATTCACTCTATTCCTCATTATAGTTTTGTTTGGGGGGAAGAAAATGTCTCCTTTCTTAAAAAGCGATACGAAGCTTTAAAAAAATATCAACTCTTTAAGGATCTCATTTATTCAGATGATACCAAAACTTTAACAGAATGGCTTCCACTGGTTATGTCTGGTCGTGATTCTTCAGAACCTGTTGCTGCTACCAAAATGGAATTAGGCACTGATGTCAACTTTGGAACTTTAACTAGAGCCATGTTTCGTTATTTAGAAAGTTTTCCAGATGTTCATGTTCATTATTTTGAAGATGTAAAAGATTTGGAACGAAGTGAAAATGGATTATGGCACCTAACATCAAATAATATTCAAACCCATGAAAAGGAACACCATGAAGCCAAATTTGTATTTATTGGAGCCGGTGGTGGTAGTCTTCCTCTTTTAGAAAAATCAGATATTCCTGAGGCTTCTGGCTTTGGTGGATTTCCAGTCAGTGGGCAATGGTTGCGTTGCCGCAACCGCGATGTCATCAAACAACATTTTGCAAAAGTATATGGAAAAGCGAATGTAGGTTCTCCACCAATGTCCGTTCCCCATTTAGACACAAGAATCATAGAAGGAAAAAAAGAACTATTATTTGGACCATTTGCAGGTTTTACGACAAAGTTTCTAAAACGAGGATCTTATTTAGACTTAGTGAAATCGTTGGAATTTGACAATATCTTTCCAATGTTATCTGCTGGGATGCACAACCTTCCATTAACAAAGTATCTCATTGGCCAGGCCATACAATCACATGAAGATAGGATCGATGCATTAAGAGAATACTTTCCTGAAGTAAAGTCAGAAGACTGGGAATTAGTGATCGCAGGACAAAGGGTACAGGTCATCAAAAAAGATGAAGAAGAAGGTGGCGTTTTAGAGTTTGGAACAGAGGTGGTTTCTGCAAAAGACGGATCGCTTGCAGCATTACTTGGGGCAAGTCCCGGTGCCTCCACTTCCGTTTCGATTATGTTAGAAGTTTTAGCAGATTGTTTTCCAAAAGAAATGTCATCAAATGAATGGAAATCCAAACTCAAAATGATGATTCCAAGTTTTGGTGAATCCATGAAAGATAACCCGGAAGTTTGTTTGGTGAGCCGAAGAAATACTGCCGAACTTTTGGAACTCAACCAAACAGAAAAAACAAACGTTGGTTCCAAAAGGTAA
- a CDS encoding metallophosphoesterase — protein sequence MKAFFLFLSVLTSLLGFIYYYSTFRLISGLSLNGPVVSVILLGIGALVLLVPLTYTFSRISKREKTQTIFAYITFTNFGFFSILFTLVLFMDFLRWVDLGIITQYSQVLFSSLVHFGFPLDGITEVKNFSLAFSTIVAATALSSLGFFNAHVRLLYKRVSVPIKNLHPDLDGFKIVQISDVHIGPTIKEKFLQKVVKRINQESPDAVVITGDLVDGPASTLKQHLKPLAGIQSQYGTFYVTGNHEYYSGVLSWLPEIQNLGVKILLNQNQILTVGKAKLLMAGVTDLTAGRMIKSHQTDPKRAMLGGENCDFKILLAHQPNSIYEASEAGFQLQISGHTHGGQFFPGNILIYFAQKFVSGLHQYKNSLIYVSRGTGYWGPPFRLGAPSEISILKLESA from the coding sequence TTGAAAGCATTCTTCCTATTTTTGTCCGTTCTCACATCGTTACTCGGATTTATCTATTACTATTCTACCTTCCGGTTGATCTCAGGACTTTCACTGAATGGACCGGTAGTTTCTGTGATTTTATTGGGAATTGGAGCTTTGGTTTTACTTGTTCCCTTGACTTATACCTTTAGTCGGATTTCCAAACGGGAAAAAACGCAAACAATCTTTGCTTATATCACCTTTACCAATTTTGGTTTTTTTTCCATCCTATTCACATTGGTTCTTTTTATGGATTTTTTACGTTGGGTGGATTTGGGAATTATCACTCAATATTCACAAGTTTTGTTTTCAAGTTTGGTACATTTTGGATTTCCATTAGATGGAATCACCGAAGTCAAAAACTTTAGTTTGGCATTTTCAACTATTGTTGCCGCTACTGCTCTCAGTTCTCTTGGATTTTTTAATGCACACGTTCGATTGTTATACAAACGAGTGTCAGTTCCTATTAAAAATTTACATCCTGACTTGGATGGTTTTAAGATTGTTCAAATTTCGGATGTTCATATCGGACCTACGATCAAAGAAAAATTTTTGCAAAAAGTTGTGAAAAGGATTAACCAAGAATCACCTGATGCCGTTGTGATTACCGGAGATTTGGTGGATGGACCAGCTTCTACATTAAAACAACATTTAAAACCACTCGCCGGCATTCAGTCTCAATATGGCACCTTTTATGTTACGGGAAATCATGAATACTATTCTGGCGTTCTTTCCTGGTTGCCTGAGATTCAAAACTTAGGCGTAAAAATCCTACTCAACCAAAATCAAATTTTAACAGTTGGCAAAGCAAAATTATTAATGGCTGGGGTTACGGACCTAACCGCCGGTCGAATGATCAAATCTCACCAAACAGATCCTAAACGAGCAATGCTTGGTGGTGAAAATTGTGATTTTAAAATACTATTGGCCCACCAACCCAATAGTATTTATGAAGCAAGTGAAGCTGGCTTTCAGTTGCAGATTTCTGGGCACACTCATGGCGGACAATTTTTTCCCGGAAATATTTTGATTTATTTTGCCCAAAAGTTTGTTTCCGGTTTGCATCAGTATAAAAATTCTTTAATTTATGTTAGTCGTGGAACCGGATATTGGGGTCCTCCATTTCGATTAGGGGCTCCTTCTGAAATTTCCATTTTAAAACTAGAATCCGCATAA
- a CDS encoding methyl-accepting chemotaxis protein: MNQNLLIRKLTIAIEAPLYLLIFPYFINFCLFASRFDVTTLIQLAILGSLLSLLPLVIGISLRYRRLKRLLAYSSQTDGKTLEVLKKGLLEHPHWEGKVILIRWIVSIFGFSFMATTVLELPWKEILALPYACVMLSPIIYLAFYFQTEVNLSPVLKANELSSVLLDETKIRVFGVFQRNLFTMIAVALLPMLTFGYYLFLILLTEFRSPYWFYQMPIVFIMMVVIIIYAAYVGSKSLKEDIGNLNHSIEKLSKGELSETIPQLSATNLSHTITKLNLFMESLRQYFQTAKVEAISLLSTSRLILDKGSVIDSQVSAEKNKLDSTFESVNQIQNLSRATYDRVLSQKDKTNFLVTELTRVTEEMTDLSVKADGLAQNTVHSIGTIQVAKDAIQSAYEKVEVMNQMSENIKETISIVEGISDRVNLLSLNASIEAARAGSMGRGFAVVAGEVSRLADETAKNIEEIKRVVKLSQVASKESLESMKEIISTNEDVKLKFEEISKVVQMFGRTSETSSENVKSLKDLVAQFQRDAEQITEEMKLQTGYTEESNTNLQELWENHSKISTTFGEISEEANRLQTVSDSMEKIVSRFRF; this comes from the coding sequence ATGAATCAGAATCTACTCATCAGAAAATTGACTATTGCAATAGAAGCTCCTCTTTACTTACTGATTTTTCCTTATTTTATAAACTTTTGTTTATTTGCCTCACGTTTTGATGTTACAACTCTCATCCAACTTGCCATCCTTGGTTCTCTACTTTCCCTTCTCCCATTGGTGATTGGAATTTCCTTACGGTATCGTAGATTAAAACGCCTGTTAGCTTATTCTAGTCAGACGGATGGAAAAACCTTAGAAGTTTTGAAAAAAGGTCTTTTGGAACATCCGCATTGGGAAGGAAAGGTTATCCTCATCCGCTGGATCGTTTCTATTTTTGGATTTTCCTTTATGGCAACGACCGTTTTGGAACTTCCGTGGAAAGAAATATTAGCATTGCCTTATGCTTGTGTGATGTTATCTCCCATTATCTATTTGGCATTTTATTTTCAAACGGAAGTAAACTTGAGTCCCGTATTAAAAGCCAATGAATTGTCTTCTGTTCTTTTGGATGAAACGAAAATTAGGGTTTTTGGTGTGTTCCAAAGAAATCTTTTTACGATGATTGCGGTTGCTTTGTTACCAATGTTAACGTTTGGATATTATTTGTTTTTAATTTTATTAACGGAGTTTCGTTCTCCTTATTGGTTTTACCAAATGCCAATTGTTTTTATCATGATGGTAGTCATTATCATCTATGCAGCATATGTTGGTAGTAAATCTCTTAAAGAAGACATTGGTAACTTAAACCACTCGATAGAAAAACTATCTAAAGGGGAACTATCGGAAACCATCCCACAGCTTTCTGCCACAAACTTGAGTCATACGATCACTAAATTAAACTTATTTATGGAATCGTTACGCCAGTATTTCCAAACCGCAAAAGTTGAAGCTATCTCTCTCCTTTCTACTTCTAGATTAATTTTAGATAAAGGAAGTGTCATCGATTCTCAGGTAAGTGCAGAAAAAAACAAACTAGACTCCACTTTTGAATCGGTAAACCAAATTCAAAATTTATCCCGAGCGACTTATGATCGTGTTCTTTCCCAGAAAGATAAAACTAATTTTTTAGTGACAGAACTCACTCGAGTCACTGAAGAAATGACTGACCTTTCAGTAAAAGCGGATGGTTTGGCACAAAATACAGTCCATTCTATTGGAACCATTCAAGTTGCAAAGGATGCTATCCAATCTGCCTACGAAAAGGTAGAAGTGATGAATCAAATGAGTGAAAATATCAAAGAAACCATTTCTATTGTAGAAGGTATTTCTGACAGAGTGAATTTACTTTCCTTAAATGCCTCCATTGAAGCGGCACGTGCCGGATCAATGGGAAGGGGATTTGCTGTTGTCGCTGGTGAAGTATCACGTCTTGCGGATGAAACAGCCAAGAATATTGAAGAAATCAAACGAGTTGTAAAGTTATCTCAAGTTGCTTCCAAAGAAAGTTTGGAATCCATGAAAGAAATTATCTCCACCAATGAAGATGTAAAATTAAAATTTGAAGAAATTTCGAAAGTAGTGCAGATGTTCGGTCGGACGAGTGAAACAAGTTCCGAGAATGTAAAGTCATTAAAAGACCTTGTTGCTCAATTCCAGCGGGATGCAGAACAAATTACCGAAGAAATGAAATTACAAACAGGATATACAGAAGAGTCGAATACCAATTTACAAGAGTTGTGGGAGAACCATTCAAAAATTTCTACAACCTTTGGTGAAATTTCCGAAGAAGCAAATCGTCTGCAAACTGTATCAGATTCAATGGAAAAGATTGTTTCTCGGTTTCGATTTTAG
- a CDS encoding methyl-accepting chemotaxis protein: MIFIFFVLNLVLGPIFYLVYHSAKNQIVNLGGELFKTLATDSVAVIDLLNEDVKAGKISLADAQEMARIYILGPKGSDGVRDLSKGKMSAKLDMRVWASRPNGVFTMNPFNIEGVNLWDYQVDGKFTVRDTWSNKERTGKIVYELWQEGEEPTHSWIAYQIYYEPWDWIVGSGGREAIFYEERLKSLSYLFFFGAIFASVISLVFSYFFAAIFAKKINHVKSLIGKAREGDLTSKSNHLYKDEIGSLLTDFDQMTNSLRTMIQVVSQSSNEVLKSADQLIESAKGSASVAATISESMTTVRSNSNTQLEAFSENKSAVEENTLAIAKIAEATYVVSELSNGVLEKVEEGQGIVKQTIYQMEIINSSVNGISSSINTLGANSKAIGQIVETINQIASQTNLLALNAAIEAARAGEEGKGFAVVADEVRKLAERSERATKQISVIIDEIQKNTLESIQMMEKGNQDVGVGVEMVNVVGNTFQSIISAIKKVNDEIHGVSSTTEEISASTEELNANTVQLIELTNVINESTKEVSVSSDSQLSEVSAVKEAANRLSELAKTLNQEIKKFKI, from the coding sequence ATGATCTTCATTTTTTTTGTGCTCAACTTAGTACTTGGCCCAATTTTTTATCTCGTATATCATTCTGCAAAAAACCAAATTGTAAATCTCGGTGGAGAATTGTTTAAAACCTTGGCAACTGATTCAGTCGCTGTGATCGATTTGTTAAATGAAGATGTAAAGGCCGGAAAAATAAGTTTAGCGGACGCCCAAGAAATGGCTAGGATCTATATTTTGGGACCTAAAGGATCCGATGGAGTTCGCGACTTGTCCAAAGGCAAAATGTCTGCCAAATTGGACATGAGAGTTTGGGCCTCTCGTCCGAATGGTGTTTTTACAATGAACCCCTTTAACATTGAAGGAGTCAATCTTTGGGATTACCAGGTTGATGGAAAATTTACGGTTCGAGACACTTGGTCGAATAAAGAAAGAACCGGAAAAATAGTTTATGAGTTGTGGCAAGAGGGAGAGGAGCCAACTCATTCTTGGATAGCCTATCAGATTTATTATGAACCTTGGGATTGGATTGTTGGTTCTGGTGGGAGAGAGGCTATTTTTTATGAAGAGCGCCTTAAGTCCCTTTCCTACTTATTCTTTTTCGGTGCTATCTTTGCTTCTGTCATTTCCTTAGTGTTTTCCTATTTTTTTGCAGCAATCTTTGCAAAGAAGATCAATCACGTGAAGTCACTCATCGGAAAAGCAAGAGAAGGAGATTTGACTTCAAAATCTAACCATCTATATAAAGATGAAATTGGATCACTTCTTACTGATTTTGATCAAATGACGAATAGTTTGCGAACGATGATTCAGGTTGTTTCGCAATCTTCAAATGAAGTATTGAAATCGGCAGATCAGTTGATTGAAAGTGCAAAAGGATCTGCAAGCGTTGCTGCGACAATTTCAGAATCAATGACAACAGTGCGAAGTAATTCAAATACCCAATTGGAAGCATTTTCAGAAAACAAATCGGCAGTAGAAGAAAATACACTTGCGATCGCAAAAATTGCTGAGGCAACTTATGTGGTTTCAGAATTGTCAAATGGTGTTTTGGAAAAAGTAGAAGAAGGCCAAGGCATTGTGAAACAAACAATTTATCAGATGGAGATCATTAATTCCTCAGTCAACGGAATTTCTTCTAGTATCAATACTCTTGGTGCAAACTCTAAAGCAATTGGACAAATTGTGGAAACGATCAATCAGATCGCAAGCCAAACAAACCTACTAGCTCTCAATGCAGCAATTGAAGCTGCTCGTGCAGGAGAGGAAGGAAAAGGTTTTGCCGTGGTTGCCGATGAAGTAAGAAAATTAGCAGAAAGGTCAGAAAGAGCCACTAAACAAATTTCTGTGATCATTGATGAAATCCAAAAGAACACACTTGAATCCATTCAGATGATGGAAAAAGGAAATCAAGATGTAGGTGTTGGTGTTGAGATGGTGAATGTTGTTGGGAATACCTTTCAATCGATTATTTCTGCCATTAAAAAAGTAAATGATGAAATTCATGGTGTTTCTTCTACCACAGAAGAAATATCTGCGAGCACAGAAGAGCTTAATGCAAACACGGTACAATTGATTGAGTTGACTAACGTGATCAATGAAAGCACAAAAGAAGTTTCTGTTTCCTCGGATTCACAGTTATCAGAAGTATCGGCTGTAAAAGAAGCAGCAAACCGCTTGAGTGAACTTGCAAAAACGTTAAATCAGGAAATTAAGAAGTTTAAGATATAG
- a CDS encoding c-di-GMP phosphodiesterase, with protein sequence MSDSPLISPDQLAKFEFNDDLLSSYRKSKQIPLDLYDRNGKLIMAKKKNATEEDFGKLLKIELQGAYCLTTDTKHLRITSGESTDPRQTKLFDPDKTTEFAKQTESLILELKKEAFNSEHALRVHKSIGKVLDDFTSNPDFESGLFNILEILNHAGVPVESELMTKRTIVAMGMKVRTKKIGVGDDNKPNKKDHLSVMTASFLADIGYSKLVLPDKPNLTKEEYNAIQQHPIISYLMTLAAPEITQEIRTLVLNHHRPFRGNSINNNFPDNNTVFRKLMLIRDKFIKDPSKKMIVADIDAQLRIQESNVNSVNFEEDIAILSLASEYASLTTNQPWRPAFSSATALKMIVNDSFFSYSNRNIRHLLDYVGASLTNNQNIINVGDYVITASIDSEKQAHFDICKILEVDRFQTRPKIQRLCTIKPLFKKGIKYRIADFDINEIRFDKRRAVIDLAGQTSSTQRIIYIIDPEMNAPLFDAVRKMDTL encoded by the coding sequence TTGAGCGATTCTCCCTTAATTTCCCCTGACCAACTTGCTAAATTTGAATTTAATGATGATCTGCTTAGCAGTTATCGTAAGAGCAAACAAATCCCACTCGATCTTTATGATCGGAACGGCAAACTCATCATGGCAAAAAAAAAGAACGCAACTGAAGAGGATTTTGGCAAACTTTTGAAGATAGAGTTGCAAGGAGCCTATTGCCTAACAACTGACACAAAACATTTGCGAATTACTTCGGGAGAATCAACAGACCCTCGCCAAACAAAACTATTTGATCCAGACAAAACAACAGAATTTGCAAAACAAACCGAATCATTGATCTTAGAGTTAAAAAAAGAAGCCTTTAATTCGGAACATGCACTCAGAGTACACAAATCAATTGGAAAAGTTTTAGATGACTTCACAAGCAATCCAGATTTTGAATCTGGATTATTTAATATATTAGAGATTTTGAATCATGCTGGTGTACCAGTTGAATCGGAACTAATGACCAAACGAACGATTGTTGCGATGGGTATGAAAGTCCGAACCAAAAAGATAGGTGTAGGCGATGATAACAAACCAAATAAAAAAGATCATCTTTCAGTGATGACTGCAAGTTTCCTTGCGGATATTGGTTATTCAAAATTAGTATTACCTGACAAACCAAATCTAACAAAAGAAGAATACAACGCAATCCAACAACATCCGATTATCAGTTATTTAATGACTCTTGCAGCACCTGAAATCACGCAAGAAATTCGCACTCTAGTTTTGAACCATCATAGACCATTTCGAGGGAATTCAATTAACAATAACTTCCCCGATAATAATACAGTATTTAGAAAGTTAATGTTAATTAGAGATAAATTTATTAAAGACCCAAGTAAAAAAATGATTGTAGCTGATATAGATGCACAACTTCGAATCCAAGAATCGAATGTAAACTCAGTCAATTTTGAAGAAGATATAGCAATTTTGTCTCTTGCTAGCGAATATGCAAGTCTAACAACAAACCAACCATGGAGACCTGCATTCAGTTCAGCAACAGCATTAAAAATGATTGTAAATGATTCGTTTTTTTCCTATAGCAATCGAAACATTCGCCATTTACTAGACTACGTTGGTGCTAGTTTAACAAATAATCAGAATATTATCAACGTAGGTGATTACGTCATAACAGCGTCGATCGATTCAGAAAAACAGGCGCATTTCGATATTTGCAAAATTTTAGAAGTTGATCGTTTTCAGACACGTCCAAAAATCCAAAGGTTATGCACAATCAAACCTTTGTTTAAAAAAGGGATCAAATATAGAATTGCTGATTTTGATATCAACGAAATTCGTTTTGACAAACGCAGAGCGGTAATAGACCTTGCAGGCCAAACATCCAGTACGCAAAGGATCATTTACATCATTGACCCTGAAATGAACGCTCCTCTATTTGATGCTGTCAGAAAGATGGACACTCTTTAA
- a CDS encoding AgmX/PglI C-terminal domain-containing protein — translation MKKQIPYQKEILLVTMTTLILSIVYFLFLRPNGNGNQFTKTSMEVDQKGLSAYHKREVNFTITKHKRNIQICYNLYLETNPKIEEGKIQFDWQIEPDGVPIKVELIQSDFTSDLLIHCIQKEISSWEFPPPPERSHNTYAEYTFFFKKEVNLPK, via the coding sequence ATGAAAAAACAGATTCCCTATCAAAAAGAAATCCTTCTTGTCACAATGACTACCCTTATCTTAAGCATTGTGTATTTTCTTTTCCTCCGTCCAAATGGAAATGGAAATCAATTCACAAAAACTTCAATGGAAGTAGATCAAAAAGGACTCTCAGCTTACCACAAACGAGAAGTGAATTTTACCATCACCAAACACAAACGTAATATCCAAATCTGCTATAATTTATACTTAGAAACAAATCCAAAAATCGAAGAAGGCAAAATCCAATTTGATTGGCAAATCGAACCTGATGGAGTTCCCATAAAAGTGGAACTCATCCAATCCGATTTTACATCAGATTTACTCATTCATTGCATCCAAAAAGAAATCAGTTCTTGGGAATTTCCTCCTCCACCAGAAAGATCACATAACACCTACGCAGAATATACATTTTTCTTTAAAAAAGAAGTGAATCTTCCAAAATAA
- a CDS encoding FG-GAP repeat protein, whose amino-acid sequence MEALLLSSLSETPVAFCGFRVGNSPKLWETQAYLKASNAEANDGFGYSVAISGDTIVVGAAGESSNQTTITNGPTASTDNTASSSGAAYVFQRTGSSWAQEAYLKAPNAESGDQFGNAVAIDGDTIVVGAFSEASNQTTITNGTMASSDNSASIAGAAYVFQRTGSTWSHQAYLKPPNLGADDRFGNTVAIEGDTILVGSIFEDNNQTTVTNGTNPNDDNSLSNSGAVYVFQRSGSTCAFRAYLKAPNADVEDRFGNAISISGDTAVVGVNLEDSNQNTITNGPTASINNSSLSSGAAFVFFRK is encoded by the coding sequence ATGGAGGCCTTGTTACTCTCTTCCTTATCGGAAACTCCTGTTGCCTTCTGCGGATTCCGTGTTGGTAATTCACCAAAACTCTGGGAAACACAGGCATATCTCAAAGCATCGAATGCAGAAGCAAATGATGGCTTCGGATATTCCGTAGCCATCTCTGGTGATACGATCGTGGTGGGAGCTGCAGGTGAGTCAAGTAACCAAACGACAATTACAAATGGACCCACAGCGAGTACAGACAACACTGCATCGTCTTCTGGTGCTGCCTATGTCTTCCAAAGAACCGGTTCGTCTTGGGCACAGGAAGCCTACCTTAAGGCACCTAACGCAGAAAGTGGTGATCAGTTTGGCAATGCGGTTGCGATCGATGGCGACACCATAGTAGTCGGTGCATTTTCCGAAGCAAGCAATCAGACCACTATTACAAACGGAACTATGGCCAGCTCCGACAACTCAGCTAGCATAGCAGGCGCCGCTTATGTGTTCCAAAGAACGGGTTCTACTTGGAGCCACCAAGCTTACCTAAAACCTCCCAATCTAGGAGCAGACGATCGTTTTGGTAACACAGTTGCTATCGAAGGGGATACAATCTTAGTTGGATCTATTTTTGAGGACAATAACCAAACAACGGTCACAAATGGTACGAACCCAAACGATGACAATAGCCTATCCAATTCAGGTGCGGTTTATGTATTCCAAAGGTCTGGTTCCACTTGTGCATTTCGTGCTTATCTCAAAGCTCCCAATGCCGATGTCGAAGACAGATTTGGCAATGCGATTTCTATTTCAGGAGACACTGCTGTCGTTGGGGTGAACCTAGAGGACAGCAATCAAAATACAATTACCAATGGACCTACTGCCAGTATAAACAATTCATCTTTATCGTCTGGTGCAGCCTTTGTGTTTTTTAGAAAGTAA
- a CDS encoding helix-turn-helix domain-containing protein → MKQFLIWEDFATYRGEAFSTHRHSHFFIQISLPDSGFVELRTLDGEWKSYNVVCIPSGVSHEMRGGEGNLTLLYLDPLTTGYQLFHERSLASKYSAFEVGDVFTETLKHQISEILKTSNRGVRREILEMINKNFDKQSNRKLDPRIQKSIKDVELDRFSLSHLAKEASLSVERFRHLFRQETGVPFSAYKLWLKTKKAVDYLANHPHLSNAAYEGGFADQSHFTRIFRRSFGVAPSDFTKKKEAFQAIFFSK, encoded by the coding sequence ATGAAACAATTTTTGATTTGGGAAGATTTTGCTACATACCGAGGTGAGGCATTTTCAACCCATCGGCATAGTCATTTTTTTATACAAATTAGTTTGCCAGATTCAGGTTTTGTTGAATTGCGAACGTTAGATGGTGAATGGAAGTCATACAATGTTGTCTGTATTCCTTCGGGTGTAAGTCATGAAATGAGGGGTGGGGAAGGTAATCTTACACTTCTTTATTTGGATCCACTAACAACCGGATATCAACTTTTTCATGAAAGAAGTTTGGCCTCAAAATATTCAGCATTTGAGGTAGGTGACGTGTTTACGGAAACTCTGAAACATCAGATAAGCGAAATATTAAAAACATCGAATAGAGGTGTTCGTAGAGAAATTCTCGAAATGATAAATAAAAATTTTGATAAACAATCAAATCGCAAATTGGATCCACGCATTCAAAAAAGTATCAAAGATGTAGAGCTTGATCGGTTTTCACTTTCTCATTTAGCAAAAGAGGCTTCTTTATCCGTAGAAAGGTTTCGTCATCTTTTTCGTCAGGAGACAGGTGTTCCTTTTTCTGCTTATAAACTTTGGCTAAAAACAAAAAAGGCGGTCGACTATTTAGCAAATCATCCGCATTTATCAAATGCTGCTTACGAGGGTGGTTTTGCTGATCAGTCTCACTTCACTCGTATTTTTCGTCGTTCTTTTGGTGTTGCTCCTTCCGATTTTACAAAAAAGAAAGAAGCTTTTCAGGCCATTTTCTTTTCGAAGTAG